From Bacillus sp. FSL K6-3431, the proteins below share one genomic window:
- a CDS encoding YezD family protein: protein MATQDEKVIDYIKSELSSIDYGSIVITVHDGKVTQIEKNEKKRFSQATKLGSVKK, encoded by the coding sequence ATGGCTACCCAAGATGAAAAAGTAATTGATTACATTAAATCGGAATTAAGCAGTATTGACTATGGTTCTATCGTTATTACCGTGCATGATGGTAAGGTTACACAAATTGAAAAAAATGAAAAAAAGCGATTTTCACAGGCAACTAAACTTGGCTCAGTAAAAAAGTAA